Below is a window of Candidatus Gorgyraea atricola DNA.
TTTATAAGCTCGATCTTGTAGGGTTCTTTCTTAAAAAGCTTTAGCGCCTCTTTTTTAGAAATACTTTCTTGCTTAAATTCTTGATCAGCCTTGATGATCTTTGACATCTCCTTCTCTATTATAGCAAGATCCTCGAACGCAAACGGCTCCTCCTTATCAAAATCATAATAGAATCCATCCTCTATCGAAGGCCCTATCCCAAGCTTCACTGTGGGAAAAAGCCTCTTCACGGCATCTGCCATCACATGTGAACAACTATGTCGTAGTGCGTCTAAGTTTTGTGCCATAATACCTCAATAATGGTTTACCATCCGTAGCATGCTACGAAGATTCGCCCCATTTGAGCGAAGGTCTCCTGCGCTCATGTGCTGCTAATCTCTGTAGCACGCTTCGGAGACTAAAGGTGGTTTACCACCCGTAGCATACTACGAAGTATAGCCCTATGTGAGCGTAGGGTGGTGGGCCCAACAGGACTTGAACCTGTGACCTCTTCCATGTCAAGGAAGCGCGCTATCCAACTGCGCCATGAGCCCGCCTTCGTTCAAATATAGCTATACTTCGAAGCCCTACTACGCTAAAGCTTCGTAGGACAAGCATACTTCGGCGGGCAGGCCCACTTAAAATTTAGGTGGTTTACCACCCGAAGTATGCTACGAAGATTCACCCCATGTGAACGTAGGGTGGTGCCGGGGGTGGGACTCGAACCCACAAGACCTTTTGGGCCACAGGATTTTAAGTCCTGCGTGTTTGCCAATTTCACCACCCCGGCAAATAAGGTCCTTCGACTCGCCTATAATGCTCCTATTTGTCGCATTATTAGGCTCGCTCAGGATCAATCCGCCTTCGGCGGATTGGAGGCGACGGCCGGAATCGAACCGGCGAATAGGAGTTTTGCAGACTCCCGCCTTCCCCCTTGGCTACGTCGCCGACCTTAGAAAACAAAAACGTGTAGCATCATTAAAATTACGCTACACGTTGTAAAAATTCTTGTATCCATTAAAACGGCGGGGTCCATTTGCCGCCAGAGGCAGACCGCCATCTGGTATGGCCACCGACATAAAGTACGTTCCCGCCAGTCCCCTTATGATTATCTGCGTTATCGCAAGCTATAGGCTCATCTGAATCAGCTGACTCTGTAAGCCCTGACTGATACACATAATCTCCACTATCTGCACTTGTAGGGATATCGCTTGCGCTTGAAGGACACTTAAAGATCTCAAGCGTATCTATATATTCTCCATCCACCAGATCCTGAAGTGTCTTAGGAAATCTTTCCATATTATCTGTAGCATACATATGTAAGGCAATGCCTATCTGTTTCAGGTTATTCATACAGCTCGTACGCCTGGCCCGCTCTCTCGCCTTGCCAATCGTTGGAAGCAGCATACCAGCAAGAATACCTATAATCGCTATTACAACAAGCAACTCGATCAACGTAAAACCACGTTTCTTCAAGTTAACCTCCATCGTTAGGGACATGGGACAAGTAACAAGGGACAAGGAGTATTTAAACTCCCTTGTCTCTTGTCTCATGTCCCTTGTCCCTTCCTAAATACCACATCCGCTCTATTTTGTCAAGCAAAACATGTGATATAAATGGCTTTTTTCTATTATCTATATATATCCTATGGCTAGATCTATCAATGATGCATACACCTAACCTATTATCGCCAAATGGGTTATGATTCTTTGTCAAGCGATTAGCTACAATCAAATCAAGGTTCTTACTTTTTAGCTTTTTAGAGGAATTCTTAAGCCAATTCTCAGTCTCTAAGCTAAATCCCACGAATAACTTAGCTTTTTTATACTTGGATAATTCCTTCAATATATCTTTGTTCGGCACAAGCTGTAACGAAAGTGTCTTTTTTCTCTTGATCTTTTTGCCTGCAACCTTTTTTACCCTAAAATCCCCAACTGCAGCGCACATAATAAGACAATCCGCGCTTCTAATCTCTTTCTTAAGCGCCTTTAAGAGATCCTCTGTGCTCTCAATTGGAATAAACCTTTTAACCTTTGGAGATTTTAATCTGGTAGGTCCGCTTATAAGCGTAACAGCGTGCTTTCTTCGAGACGCTTCGTTTGCAATCGCATAACCCATCTCACCCGTGGATCTATTAGAAATAAATCTCACAGGATCGATCAATTCTCTTGTCGGCCCAGCAGCAACTATTATCTTAATAATTTTTTTACCTCTTTTATTATCACGTCGATATCCTGGATATGGCCTAGTCCTTTTGTGCCGCAGACTAGGGAACCTTTGATGGGGCCGGTGAAGTGGTAGCCGGCTTTTTTTAGGTTTTGGATGTTGGCCTGTACGATCTTATTCTTGTACATGGCTTCATTCATGGCTGGCGCGAATAGGATTGGGGATTTTGTTGCGCAGATGGTGCAGGTGAGCATGTCGTCGCAGATGCCTGATGCTACCTTGCCAATGATATTGGCTGTGGCAGGCGCGACAAGGATAAGATCTGCTTTTTTAGCTAAGGAAACATGCGCAATATCCCATTCCTCTGGGACTTTGAACATGTCAGAACTGATTACTTTATTCCCAGAAACGGATTGAAACAAAATCGGCTTTATAAACTCCTCTGCCTCTTTTGTAAGCACTACTTCAGTAGACAAACCAAGACGCTGAAGCCCTCGTATAATATCGAGGGCTTTATAACACGCGATGCTCCCGGTTACGCCTATGACTACGGTTTTCTTCATATTTACAGAGGAGGTTACGTAACATTCCATAACCTCTACTTCTTAACCTTGTACGTCACTTTCCCCGCTCCTATCTCTTCCAGGGCAATTGTTGAGAATTTTTTTGAGTCAGTTTCTATTAATTTCTTGGCGCCATTGTTCAGCTCTATGGCCCTTCTTGCGGCAATCAATGTTAATTTATAAATACTGTCTTCGCTCTTAACAACCTTTTCTCGCGGCATATAAGACATTCATTGCTCCCCTCTAATCTTGTTTTTCAGATTACTTTACATCTCTCTGCTATGACAATGGAGCGCAGGTTTTCCAGCGCTGAGTCCAGCACATTATTGACGACAACATAATCGTATCTGGATAGATACGAGAGTTCTTTCTTCGCGATCCTGAGTCTCTTCGCTATCTCTTTTTTAGTATCTGTTGAACGACTCGTTAATCTTTCCTTTAGCTGTGACATGGATGGCGGAAGGATGTATACAAAAACTGCCCTCATGCCAAGCCTTTTTATCTTCATCGCGCCCTGCACATCTATATTTAAAAGAACATCATGGCCTTTGGTTATCATGTGTTTTATATATTTCCTTGGCGTAGCATAGTATTCAGTGAACACCTTTGCCCATTCCAGGAATTCGCTTTTCTTCTTGCGCTTTAAGAATTCTTCCTTTTCCATAAAAATATAATCCATGCCGTCCCGTTCTCCTGCGCGCGGGGCCCGTGTGGTCATGGAAATGGAACGACTCAGGCCGCTCAAGGAATCCACTAATTTATTACAAAGTGTGGTCTTCCCTGACCCTGACGGTGCTGAGATTATGAATAATATACCCTGTTTTTTCATATCACTCCACGTTTTGAACCTGTTCGCGCATCTTGTCTATTTCGCTTTTTATATCTATGACGAGCTGCGAGATCTTTGTGCTGGAAGATTTTGCGCCAAGCGTATTGATCTCCCTCTGTAGTTCCTGCAATATAAAATCCAGGCGCCTGCCAACCTCTTTATTTGAGCTAAGAGCGGCCTTGGTGGCCTTTATATGACTCCTGGCCCGTGTCAGCTCCTCTGAGACATCAGATTGCTTGGCAAATATGGCAAGCTCTGTTTCTAATCTCGAGCGGTCTATAAAATTCTTGTTCTTTAACAGTCCTTTTATCTTAGAATCCAGTTTATGTTTATATTGCGCAACAAGACTCGGCGCTATAGAGGAAATCTTATTCATGGAATAAGAGATATTGCCCAGTCTCTTCGCGAGATCCTTATAAAGTGCCTTGCCTTCTTCTTCTCTCATCTTATTACAATCAAGCGCTGCCTTTTTAATCGCTGATTCTAAGACAGGCCATACAGAATTTACATCATATTCAGGCTGGTCCTGCACGATCACATCCGGGAAAGACAATATATGAGAAAGTTTTATCTCGTCCTTTAAATTAAATCTTTTTTTGATCTTGGTAAGCATCTTGTAATATTTTTGAATGGCATCATGGTCGATCTTTGTCGTCTCAAAACCCTTTCCATTCTTTTTTAGAGAAAGCGCGAGATTTACCTTGCCTCTTTTGATGTGTTTATTTATATAATTTCTGATCCTGTCTTCAAAGATCCCGAGATTATTCGGCATCCTGGAAGAAATATCAAAATACCTGTGGTTTAATGTGCGCAGCTCCACCGTAAATCTGCCGAACTGGCTCTTTGATTCACCTTTTCCAAAACCTGTCATGCTCTTTATCATGCCCAGACCCGCTTATTCTTTTGCTCAATAGTTTTTTTCTTTGTCGGATATATATCGACTATAACCTCGTCTGGTTCAAACCAGAGTTTTATCTCGCGTTCTGCTTCTTCTGGATTTGTAGACGCATGAAGCGCGTTTTCGTAAAGCCCCTTTGTGGTGATCCTGCCGTAAGAGCCTCTGATGCTTGTGGCTTCCGCCTCTTCTGGATTTGTCGTACCAGCAAGTTCTCTGACTTTTTTTATCGCGTCTTCGCCCCAATAAACTATGGCCATGACCTTGCGCCTGTCATGCAGCTCTCCTTGAATATACTTGATCAGATCTTCAAAAAATGGCTTATCTTTCATGTGTTTATAATGCTCAACCGCTAATTCTCGCGTAACTTTGGCCATCTTTGCTGCGACTATTTCCAGCTTTGACTCAGATAGCCGGGTTAGGATATTGCCAGTGAGCGACTTAACAAGGCCATCTGGTTTAATAAGGACGAGCGTTTGCTGATTCATATTGACCTCTCTAACTCTTTGATTTTAAACGAGTTACGACCTTTTCTAGATCTGTATCAGAATAAAATTCTATCTCTATCTTGCCGCCGCGCTTACCTTTAAGAATGCGCACTTTTGTGCCCAATGCATCTCTTAATTCTTCCTCTAATGATAGCAAATTCGGGTCTTTTTCTGAGACTTTTTTCTTTGAATGTACAGACATTTTTTTTGCGTATCTCTCTGTGTCTCTCACAGATAGGTCATTTTTCAAAACCTTTGTACAAAGCCTGTTTTGCTCGTTCTCAGTTGGCAGGCTCAGCATAGCCCTCGCATGACCCATTGAGATAGTGCCACGTGAAACATGGTCCTGGATCTTCTTTGGCAGCTTCAACAATCTCAATATATTAGTTACTGTGGTCCTATCTTTGCCAATCGTGTCAGAGACCTTTTCCTGAGTCATGTCAAACTCGTCCAAAAGCCTCTTATATGCCTTTGCCTGGTCAATTGGGTTCAAGTCTTCTCTCTGCACATTCTCTATTATAGAAAGTTCTAGAGAGTCTAGATCTGAAACATCCTTGACTATGGCCGGTATCTCCTTTAAATTAAGCTTCTGAGCAGCCCTGAATCTACGCTCTCCTGCAACCAGCTCATATTCGCCCTCTACATCTCTTACTAAGATTGGCTGGACAAAGCCCTTTTCCTTAATCGAATTAGCCAAATCCTCTAAGGCCTGCTTATCAAAATCCCCTCTTGGCTGGTACTTATTAGCCTTGATCTTGCCCAAGGGCACATTAACTACAGCTTGGCCCTTACCAGCCTTTAATAAGGTGGTAGCTCCCACATCCCTTGCCTGCCCCGTACCCGAGCGTAGCGAGTGGTTCGGGGTCCCTGATATAAGCGCTTCTAAACCTCTTCCGAGACCTCTTTTTTCCATTCCTCTTCCTCCCTAACCCTACTCACACTGTAGGTCAGGTTTAAACCTGACCTACAGTGTGAGTAGGAGGTTGCGATTCTTCACCTAAAAGCTCTTTTGCAAGCGCTTCGTATGTCTTTGAACCTATTGAACTCTTGTCATACATATGTATTGGCTTGCCAAAACCAGGTGCCTCACTTAATCTGATGCTTCTGGGTATAATCGTGGTAAAGACCTTTTCCTTAAAGAATTTTCTAGCCTCGCCTATTACCTCAGTTGTAAGGTTTGTCCTATAATCAGCCATGGTCAATAACACCCCTTCTACTTCCAGGCCAGGATTAAGGTTCTCCTTTACCAGGTTTATGGTGTTTAAAAGCTGACTAAGGCCTTCTAAGGCATAGTACTCGCATTGTATGGGTATCAAAACTGAATCAGCTGCTGTTAGGGCATTGATGGTTAAAAGCCCTAATGAAGGCGGTGAATCAATGACAATAAAATCATACTCTGATTTAATGCCTTCAAGGCTAGTCTTGAGCCTATATTCTCTTTTCATCAGGCTTATAAGCTCTATTTCTGCGCCAGTAAGATTTATGCTGGATGGGATCAACTTAAACTCTGAATCATATAGCTTCTGTATGATATCTACAGGCTTGATATTATTGATTAAAACATCATAGATATCCTTTTCTATCTTTGCCTTATCAATGCCTACGCCACTGGTTGCATTAGCCTGTGGATCAAAATCTATAAGCAATACTTTCTTGCCCCTTAAGCCAAGAGAGTACCCAAGATTAATAGCTGTTGTGGTCTTTCCTACTCCGCCTTTTTGATTGCAAATCGCTATGATCTTTCCCATAAGACTAACCGTATCATAACCGTATCATTTTTTTTGTAACTTCTTGCAAACTCTCACTTTAGCTAATTTCGAACCATTCATGCTAAATAGGCCTTTGTGCTCTTCTCGTAACACCTTTACATCTACCTCAGACCTATCAGCCTTTAATTTAGATAGGGCTATCCTGATCGCATCCTGCGCTGTCTTTGCTTCTATCTCTATCTCATTTAGCCTCTGTCTATGAGGAGTCATGTTTTTCTTAAGGCAAAGAATTGTAATGAGCTTGTAAACAATGTATTAGTTAACCAATATAACACCAGGCCAGATGGCAAAGAGTAAAAGATAAACCCAAACATGACAGGCATTATAGAAGCCATCATCTTCTGCTGGTCTGTCTGGCTGGCGCTTGCCTTGCCTTGCGAAAGCTTCTGTTGTAATATCATAGCACCTATCATCAAAATTGGCAATAGATTTATTGCGCTGCCCAGAAAAGGCAGGCTGAACGGAAGATGAAACGCGGCATCTGGCATGGAAAGGTCCTCTATCCACAGAAAGTGCGCGCCCTTGAGCTCAACTGACCTCATAAGGGTCTGGTATAGCGCGATAAATATCGGCATCTGTAAGAACATCGGGAAACATCCGCCCATGGGATTCACTTTATACCGACGATAAACCTCCATTATTTCCTTGTTTAGCTTCTGCGGGTTATCCTTGTGTTCTTGTCGTACTTTTTCTATGTGCGGCTGCAGCTCCTGGAGTTTTCGCATGGATTTCAAGCTTTTAAATGACAAAGGAAAAAGCAGAAGGCTGATACAGCACGTAAGCAGTAATATAGCGACGCCATAATTATGAAAAATGCCATAGAAAAATTTCAATACGCTCAAAAGTACTAAAATTATGCTCGTTAATTTGCCAAAATATAATGCCCTGCCAAAGGATCTGTCAACCTTTTCTAATTCAATGCCTTCTGTCGGGCCCATATAGAAAAGGAGTTTATATGT
It encodes the following:
- a CDS encoding phosphopantothenoylcysteine decarboxylase → MRFISNRSTGEMGYAIANEASRRKHAVTLISGPTRLKSPKVKRFIPIESTEDLLKALKKEIRSADCLIMCAAVGDFRVKKVAGKKIKRKKTLSLQLVPNKDILKELSKYKKAKLFVGFSLETENWLKNSSKKLKSKNLDLIVANRLTKNHNPFGDNRLGVCIIDRSSHRIYIDNRKKPFISHVLLDKIERMWYLGRDKGHETRDKGV
- a CDS encoding flavoprotein, whose protein sequence is MKKTVVIGVTGSIACYKALDIIRGLQRLGLSTEVVLTKEAEEFIKPILFQSVSGNKVISSDMFKVPEEWDIAHVSLAKKADLILVAPATANIIGKVASGICDDMLTCTICATKSPILFAPAMNEAMYKNKIVQANIQNLKKAGYHFTGPIKGSLVCGTKGLGHIQDIDVIIKEVKKLLR
- the rpoZ gene encoding DNA-directed RNA polymerase subunit omega; its protein translation is MPREKVVKSEDSIYKLTLIAARRAIELNNGAKKLIETDSKKFSTIALEEIGAGKVTYKVKK
- the gmk gene encoding guanylate kinase produces the protein MKKQGILFIISAPSGSGKTTLCNKLVDSLSGLSRSISMTTRAPRAGERDGMDYIFMEKEEFLKRKKKSEFLEWAKVFTEYYATPRKYIKHMITKGHDVLLNIDVQGAMKIKRLGMRAVFVYILPPSMSQLKERLTSRSTDTKKEIAKRLRIAKKELSYLSRYDYVVVNNVLDSALENLRSIVIAERCKVI
- a CDS encoding YicC/YloC family endoribonuclease, with the protein product MIKSMTGFGKGESKSQFGRFTVELRTLNHRYFDISSRMPNNLGIFEDRIRNYINKHIKRGKVNLALSLKKNGKGFETTKIDHDAIQKYYKMLTKIKKRFNLKDEIKLSHILSFPDVIVQDQPEYDVNSVWPVLESAIKKAALDCNKMREEEGKALYKDLAKRLGNISYSMNKISSIAPSLVAQYKHKLDSKIKGLLKNKNFIDRSRLETELAIFAKQSDVSEELTRARSHIKATKAALSSNKEVGRRLDFILQELQREINTLGAKSSSTKISQLVIDIKSEIDKMREQVQNVE
- a CDS encoding nucleoside-diphosphate kinase, which produces MNQQTLVLIKPDGLVKSLTGNILTRLSESKLEIVAAKMAKVTRELAVEHYKHMKDKPFFEDLIKYIQGELHDRRKVMAIVYWGEDAIKKVRELAGTTNPEEAEATSIRGSYGRITTKGLYENALHASTNPEEAEREIKLWFEPDEVIVDIYPTKKKTIEQKNKRVWA
- a CDS encoding ParB/RepB/Spo0J family partition protein codes for the protein MEKRGLGRGLEALISGTPNHSLRSGTGQARDVGATTLLKAGKGQAVVNVPLGKIKANKYQPRGDFDKQALEDLANSIKEKGFVQPILVRDVEGEYELVAGERRFRAAQKLNLKEIPAIVKDVSDLDSLELSIIENVQREDLNPIDQAKAYKRLLDEFDMTQEKVSDTIGKDRTTVTNILRLLKLPKKIQDHVSRGTISMGHARAMLSLPTENEQNRLCTKVLKNDLSVRDTERYAKKMSVHSKKKVSEKDPNLLSLEEELRDALGTKVRILKGKRGGKIEIEFYSDTDLEKVVTRLKSKS
- a CDS encoding AAA family ATPase; the protein is MGKIIAICNQKGGVGKTTTAINLGYSLGLRGKKVLLIDFDPQANATSGVGIDKAKIEKDIYDVLINNIKPVDIIQKLYDSEFKLIPSSINLTGAEIELISLMKREYRLKTSLEGIKSEYDFIVIDSPPSLGLLTINALTAADSVLIPIQCEYYALEGLSQLLNTINLVKENLNPGLEVEGVLLTMADYRTNLTTEVIGEARKFFKEKVFTTIIPRSIRLSEAPGFGKPIHMYDKSSIGSKTYEALAKELLGEESQPPTHTVGQV
- a CDS encoding Jag N-terminal domain-containing protein, coding for MTPHRQRLNEIEIEAKTAQDAIRIALSKLKADRSEVDVKVLREEHKGLFSMNGSKLAKVRVCKKLQKK